In the Lepus europaeus isolate LE1 chromosome 18, mLepTim1.pri, whole genome shotgun sequence genome, one interval contains:
- the CHD3 gene encoding chromodomain-helicase-DNA-binding protein 3 isoform X9, translated as MTFRDKDDIRLLPSALGVKKRKRGPKKQKENKPGKPRKRKKLDSEEEFGSERDEYREKSESGGSEYGTGPGRKRRRKHREKKEKKTKRRKKGEGDGGQKQVEQKSSATLLLTWGLEDVEHVFSEEDYHTLTNYKAFSQFMRPLIAKKNPKIPMSKMMTILGAKWREFSANNPFKGSAAAVAAAAAAAAAAVAEQVSAAVSSATPIAPSGPPTLPPPPAVDIQPPPIRRAKTKEGKGPGHKRRSKSPRVPDGRKKLRGKKMAPLKIKLGLLGGKRKKGGSYVFQSDEGLEPEAEESDLDSGSVHSASGRPDGPVRTKKLKRGRPGRKKKKVLGCPAVAGEEEVDGYETDHQDYCEVCQQGGEIILCDTCPRAYHLVCLDPELDRAPEGKWSCPHCEKEGVQWEAKEEEEEYEEEGEEEGEKEEEDDHMEYCRVCKDGGELLCCDACISSYHIHCLNPPLPDIPNGEWLCPRCTCPVLKGRVQKILHWRWGEPPVAVPAAPQQADGNPDVPPPRPLQGRSEREFFVKWVGLSYWHCSWAKELQLEIFHLVMYRNYQRKNDMDEPPPLDYGSGEDDGKSDKRKVKDPHYAEMEEKYYRFGIKPEWMTVHRIINHSVDKKGNYHYLVKWRDLPYDQSTWEEDEMNIPEYEDHKQSYWRHRELIMGEDPAQPRKYKKKKKELQGDGPPSSPTNDPTVKYETQPRFITATGGTLHMYQLEGLNWLRFSWAQGTDTILADEMGLGKTIQTIVFLYSLYKEGHTKGPFLVSAPLSTIINWEREFQMWAPKFYVVTYTGDKDSRAIIRENEFSFEDNAIKGGKKAFKMKREAQVKFHVLLTSYELITIDQAALGSIRWACLVVDEAHRLKNNQSKFFRVLNGYKIDHKLLLTGTPLQNNLEELFHLLNFLTPERFNNLEGFLEEFADISKEDQIKKLHDLLGPHMLRRLKADVFKNMPAKTELIVRVELSPMQKKYYKYILTRNFEALNSRGGGNQVSLLNIMMDLKKCCNHPYLFPVAAMESPKLPSGAYEGGALIKSSGKLMLLQKMLRKLKEQGHRVLIFSQMTKMLDLLEDFLDYEGYKYERIDGGITGALRQEAIDRFNAPGAQQFCFLLSTRAGGLGINLATADTVIIFDSDWNPHNDIQAFSRAHRIGQANKVMIYRFVTRASVEERITQVAKRKMMLTHLVVRPGLGSKAGSMSKQELDDILKFGTEELFKDENEGENKEEDSSVIHYDNEAIARLLDRNQDATEDTDVQNMNEYLSSFKVAQYVVREEDKIEEIEREIIKQEENVDPDYWEKLLRHHYEQQQEDLARNLGKGKRVRKQVNYNDAAQEDQDNQSEYSVGSEEEDEDFDERPEGRRQSKRQLRNEKDKPLPPLLARVGGNIEVLGFNTRQRKAFLNAVMRWGMPPQDAFTTQWLVRDLRGKTEKEFKAYVSLFMRHLCEPGADGSETFADGVPREGLSRQQVLTRIGVMSLVKKKVQEFEHINGRWSMPELMPDPSADSKRSSRASSPTKTSPTTPEASATNSPCTSKPATPAPSEKGDGVRTPLERDEAESQEEKPEKNSRLGEKMETEAEAPSPAPSPGERMEPRRIPLEDEIPGAPGEMEPEPGFRGDREKSATESTPGERGEEKPLDGQEHRERPERETGDLGKRAEDVKGDRELRPGPRDEPRSSGRREEKAEKPRFMFNIADGGFTELHTLWQNEERAAISSGKLNEIWHRRHDYWLLAGIVLHGYARWQDIQNDAQFAIINEPFKTEANKGNFLEMKNKFLARRFKLLEQALVIEEQLRRAAYLNLSQEPAHPAMALHARFAEAECLAESHQHLSKESLAGNKPANAVLHKVLNQLEELLSDMKADVTRLPATLSRIPPIAARLQMSERSILSRLASKGAEPHPTPVTLLPLTPVLPVGAPHAHM; from the exons ATGACTTTCCGAG ATAAGGATGACATTCGACTGCTGCCTTCAGCACTGGGTGTGAAGAAGAGAAAGCGAGGACCCAAGAAGCAGAAGGAGAATAAGCCGGGGAAACCCCGAAAACGCAAAAAGCTT gACAGTGAGGAGGAGTTTGGCTCCGAGCGAGATGAGTACCGGGAGAAGTCAGAGAGTGGGGGCAGTGAATATGGGACCGGACCGGGTCGGAAACGAAGACGGAAGCATcgggaaaaaaaggagaagaagacgAAACGGAGGAAAAAAGGGGAAGGCGACGGGGGGCAGAAG CAGGTGGAGCAGAAGTCCTCAGCGACCCTGCTGCTCACGTGGGGCCTGGAGGACGTGGAGCACGTGTTCTCCGAGGAGGATTACCACACGCTCACCAACTACAAAGCCTTCAGCCAGTTCATGAG GCCCCTGATCGCTAAGAAGAATCCTAAGATCCCAATGTCGAAGATGATGACCATCCTTGGGGCCAAGTGGAGAGAGTTCAGCGCCAATAACCCCTTCAAGGGGTCAGCAGCTgctgtggcggcggcggcggcagcggcggcagcagccGTAGCTGAGCAGGTGTCAGCTGCTGTCTCATCGGCTACCCCCATAGCACCTTCCGGACCCCCCACCCTTCCACCACCCCCTGCTGTTGATATCCAGCCCCCACCCATCCGAAGAGCCAAAACCAAAGAGGGCAAAG GTCCAGGGCACAAGAGGCGGAGTAAGAGCCCCCGAGTGCCTGATGGACGCAAGAAGCTTCGGGGAAAGAAGATGGCACCACTCAAAATCAAGCTAGGGCTGCTGGGTGGCAAGAGGAAGAAGGGGGGCTCG TATGTTTTTCAGAGTGATGAGGGCCTTGAACCCGAGGCTGAGGAGTCAGACCTGGACAGTGGCAGTGTCCATAGTGCCTCAGGCCGGCCTGACGGCCCTGTCCGCACCAAGAAGCTAAAGAGAGGGCGGCCAGGacggaagaagaagaagg TCCTGGGCTGTCCTGCAGTGGCCGGGGAGGAGGAGGTTGATGGCTACGAGACGGATCACCAGGATTACTGTGAGGTGTGCCAGCAGGGTGGGGAAATTATTCTGTGCGACACCTGCCCTCGTGCCTACCACCTCGTCTGCCTTGATCCTGAGCTGGACCGGGCTCCTGAGGGCAAATGGAGCTGCCCCCACTGT gagaaGGAGGGGGTCCAGTGGGAGgccaaggaggaagaggaagaatacgaggaggagggggaggaggaaggcgagaaggaggaggaggacgaccACATGGAGTACTGCCGCGTGTGCAAGGACGGCGGGGAGCTCCTGTGCTGTGACGCGTGCATCTCCTCCTACCACATCCACTGTCTCAACCCTCCCCTGCCCGACATCCCCAATGGCGAATGGCTCTGTCCCCGATGCACA TGCCCCGTGCTAAAGGGTCGTGTACAGAAGATCCTCCATTGGCGATGGGGGGAGCCACCTGTGGCAGTGCCTGCTGCCCCCCAACAGGCAGATGGGAACCCAGACGTCCCACCCCCTCGTCCTCTTCAAGGCAGATCGGAGCGAGAGTTCTTTGTCAAGTGGGTGGGACTGTCCTACTGGCACTGCTCCTGGGCCAAGGAGCTGCAG CTGGAGATCTTCCACTTGGTCATGTACCGGAACTATCAGCGGAAGAATGACATGGACGAGCCCCCGCCCCTAGACTACGGCTCTGGTGAGGATGATGGGAAGAGTGACAAACGCAAGGTGAAAGACCCACACTATGCCGAGATGGAGGAGAAGTACTATCGCTTCGGCATCAAGCCCGAGTGGATGACTGTGCACCGGATCATTAACCACAG TGTGGATAAAAAAGGGAATTACCACTATCTCGTGAAATGGAGGGATTTGCCCTATGACCAGTCCACGTGGGAGGAAGACGAGATGAACATCCCTGAATATGAGGACCACAAGCAAAGCTACTGGAGACACCG AGAACTCATTATGGGTGAGGACCCCGCCCAGCCCCgcaaatataaaaagaagaagaaggagctgCAGGGCGACGGGCCTCCCAGTTCTCCTACCAACGAC CCTACCGTGAAATATGAGACCCAGCCACGGTTTATCACGGCCACCGGCGGCACGCTGCACATGTATCAGCTGGAAGGGCTGAACTGGCTGCGCTTCTCGTGGGCCCAGGGCACCGACACCATTCTGGCTGATGAGATGGGGCTGGGCAAGACCATACAAACCATCGTCTTTCTCTACTCCCTCTATAAGGAG GGCCACACTAAAGGTCCCTTCCTGGTGAGCGCCCCGCTTTCTACCATCATTAACTGGGAGCGGGAGTTCCAGATGTGGGCACCCAAGTTCTATGTGGTGACATACACGGGCGACAAGGACAGCCGGGCCATCATTCGTGAGAATGAGTTCTCTTTTGAGGACAACGCTATAAAAGGTGGCAAGAAAGCTTTTAAGATGAAG AGGGAGGCACAGGTGAAGTTCCACGTTCTCCTGACATCATACGAGTTGATCACCATCGATCAGGCAGCTCTTGGCTCCATCCGTTGGGCCTGTCTGGTGGTGGATGAGGCCCATCGACTCAAGAACAATCAGTCCAAG TTTTTCAGGGTCCTTAATGGCTACAAAATAGATCATAAGTTGCTGCTGACGGGGACCCCACTGCAGAACAACCTGgaggagctcttccatctgctgaactTCCTCACCCCAGAGAGGTTTAA CAacttggagggcttcctggaggaattTGCTGATATATCCAAAGAGGACCAGATCAAGAAACTGCATGACTTGCTGGGGCCACACATGCTGCGGAGGCTTAAAGCGGATGTCTTTAAGAACATGCCGGCCAAGACGGAGCTCATCGTCCGAGTGGAGCTGAGCCCCATGCAGAA GAAATACTACAAGTACATCCTCACTCGAAATTTTGAGGCCTTGAACTCACGAGGCGGAGGGAACCAAGTGTCGCTGCTCAACATCATGATGGATCTTAAGAAGTGCTGCAACCACCCGTACCTCTTTCCCGTGGCTGCTATG GAGTCCCCCAAACTCCCCAGTGGGGCTTACGAGGGTGGGGCGCTTATTAAGTCGTCCGGGAAGCTCATGCTGCTGCAGAAGATGCTGCGGAAGCTGAAGGAGCAGGGGCACCGAGTGCTCATCTTCTCGCAG ATGACCAAAATGTTGGACTTGCTGGAGGACTTCTTAGACTACGAAGGCTACAAGTATGAGCGCATTGACGGTGGCATCACCGGCGCCCTGAGGCAAGAGGCCATCGATCGGTTCAATG CTCCTGGGGCCCAGCAGTTCTGCTTCCTGCTGTCCACTCGAGCCGGGGGCCTGGGCATCAACCTGGCCACTGCCGACACTGTCATCATCTTTGATTCTGACTGGAACCCCCATAATGACATCCAG GCCTTCAGCCGGGCTCATCGCATCGGCCAGGCCAACAAAGTGATGATTTACCGGTTCGTGACTCGGGCGTCGGTGGAAGAGCGAATCACGCAGGTGGCCAAGAGGAAGATGATGCTGACACACTTGGTGgtgcggccggggctgggctccaAGGCGGGCTCCATGTCCAAGCAGGAGCTTGACGACATCCTCAAATTCGGCACCGAGGAACTGTTCAAGGACGAAAATGAGG GGGAGAACAAGGAGGAGGACAGCAGCGTGATCCACTATGACAATGAGGCCATAGCCAGGCTGCTGGACCGGAACCAGGATGCCACGGAGGACACCGACGTGCAGAACATGAACGAGTACCTTAGCTCCTTCAAGGTGGCCCAGTACGTCGTGCGGGAAGAGGACAAG ATCGAGGAGATCGAGCGAGAGATCATCAAGCAGGAGGAGAACGTGGACCCCGACTACTGGGAGAAGCTGCTGCGGCACCACTacgagcagcagcaggaggaccTGGCCCGCAACCTCGGCAAGGGCAAGCGGGTCCGCAAGCAGGTCAACTACAACGATGCTGCTCAGGAGGACCAGG ATAACCAGTCAGAGTACTCGGTGGGATCAGAGGAGGAGGACGAAGACTTTGACGAGCGTCCTGAAG GGCGCCGCCAGTCGAAGAGGCAGCTCCGGAATGAAAAGGACAAGCCACTGCCTCCACTGCTGGCTCGAGTTGGGGGCAACATTGAG GTGTTGGGGTTCAACACGCGCCAGCGGAAGGCCTTCCTCAATGCTGTGATGCGCTGGGGGATGCCGCCGCAGGATGCCTTCACCACGCAGTGGCTGGTGCGGGACCTGAGGGGCAAGACGGAGAAGGAGTTCAA GGCCTATGTGTCCCTGTTCATGCGCCATCTGTGTGAGCCCGGGGCAGACGGCTCAGAGACCTTCGCCGATGGAGTCCCCCGGGAGGGACTGAGTCGCCAGCAGGTGCTGACCCGCATCGGAGTCATGTCTCTCGTGAAGAAGAAG GTGCAGGAGTTCGAGCACATCAACGGGCGCTGGTCAATGCCAGAGCTGATGCCTGATCCCAGCGCCGACTCCAAGCGCTCCTCCCGAGCCTCCTCTCCGACCAAAACGTCTCCTACCACTCCCGAGGCTTCTGCCACCAACAGTCCCTGCACCTCTAAGCCTG CTACTCCAGCTCCAAGCGAGAAAGGAGATGGCGTAAGGACGCCTCTTGAGAGAGATGAAGCTGAAAGCCAAGAGGAGAAGCCAGAGAAGAACAGCAGACTGGGGGAGAAGATGGAGACAGAG GCTgaggctcccagccccgccccctctcctgGGGAGCGGATGGAGCCAAGGAGGATTCCCTTAGAGGATGAGATCCCAGGGGCGCCTGGAGAGATGGAGCCCGAACCTGGGTTCCgaggggacagagagaagtcAG ccacagagtcaACGCCaggagaaaggggggaggagaAGCCGTTGGATGGACAGGAACACAGGGAGAGGCCGGAGAGGGAAACGGGGGATTTGGGCAAGAGAG CAGAAGATGTGAAAGGTGACCGGGAGCTTCGACCTGGGCCCCGGGATGAGCCACGGTCCAGTGGGCGCCGCGAGGAGAAGGCAGAGAAGCCCCGGTTCATGTTCAATATCGCAGACGGTGGCTTCACAG AGCTCCATACGCTGTGGCAGAATGAGGAGCGGGCAGCTATTTCCTCCGGGAAACTCAACGAGATCTGGCACCGAAGGCACGACTATTGGCTTCTGGCCGGGATCGTCCT CCATGGCTACGCACGGTGGCAGGACATCCAGAATGATGCTCAATTTGCCATTATCAATGAGCCATTTAAAACTGAGGCCAATAAGGGGAACTTTCTGGAGATGAAAAACAAATTCCTGGCCCGGAGGTTCAAG CTCCTGGAGCAGGCGCTGGTGATAGAGGAGCAGCTGCGGCGGGCGGCCTACCTGAACCTGTCGCAGGAGCCGGCGCACCCCGCCATGGCCCTCCACGCCCGCTTCGCCGAGGCCGAGTGCCTGGCCGAGAGCCACCAGCACCTCTCCAAGGAGTCTCTGGCGGGGAACAAGCCGGCCAACGCCGTCCTGCACAAGG TTCTGAACCAGCTGGAGGAGTTGCTGAGCGACATGAAGGCGGACGTGACCCGCCTGCCAGCCACGCTGTCCAGAATACCCCCCATCGCAGCCCGCCTTCAGATGTCCGAGCGCAGCATCCTCAGCCGGCTGGCCAGCAAGGGCGCGGAGCCGCACCCCACACCGGTAACCCTCTTGCCCCTAACTCCAGTTCTCCCTGTGGGTGCTCCTCACGCACACATGTAA